A genome region from Arachidicoccus soli includes the following:
- a CDS encoding SusC/RagA family TonB-linked outer membrane protein, protein MKLVAFIILITALQVSAKSYSQDKISVDFNHTNLSKALKTIERESSYRFVFSNDVLSDKLKVTLKAKDISVMELLPKLLVNNDLIYTLAGDNMVVIKYDDAYYSDKIIVKGSVTDNQGNPLAKISVISGNGAGTVTNDKGEYTMSVDAHGSLTFSSVGYTSQTIKVNNRDIINVVLEQGINLLSDVVVVGYGTQKKVDLTGAIATVGSEKLDSRPLVNLGDGLEGLIPNLNVNLGNGQPGTGATYNIRGYTTINSNSSSAPLILVDGVQRDPNLIDPNDVASVTVLKDAASAAIYGGRAANGVILITTKSGKKGATRISYTGSYTTSKPTNLPDYVNSDGYIKLFNSAQRTGSLTGGYTSSDPLTAEDSTMAAAYRLDPAHNPDAYPDPGNPLKYRYVGNTNWVKVLYPGWAPQQEHHLSISGGEGKTTYSANIGYFTQDGLEKVANQVFNRITPNLKINSDITKWLTVNLNMSMTHTDNNQGATTRVGQGGSWIPGDLRPLQPVYNPDGNFSGQGSYTNPVAVLTNSGRDKDYVNDFWTTGRVTLKPIDHLTITSDYTWNSYTNFDKANLIPFNEYGVNGAFIDIFPWTNPSQVSENRQNNNYTALNAYATYENTFNEKHYFKALVGYNQEYQHYQLSNSLARNLIDPTLPAIGTNNDTKPTVGGTETESALVGTFFRLNYVYNKKYLLEINGRYDGTSRFQPNNRYTFSPSISAGWNLVEESFLHKLKNLFSELKIRASYGELPNQLAPAGTISSTAQYPYIATLPTGTVGYLFNDQPGVSVSAPNLISPTFTWEKVETKNIGLDYSLIKNKLSGSFDYFITNTKNMVVASQQLPAVLGTTAPPTNSADLRTQGWELSITWSDHLLNNQLHYSATLGLSDNSSTITKYSGNPTQSLNDYYPGEKLGNIWGFTTEGFYKTDAEAAAVDNSALAGYTWLAGDIKYADLNHDGKIDYGASTVTDPGDRKIIGNSTPRYKFGLNLSLDYKGFDFTTFIQGVLKRDFDPTGSNVFNAFPYDEYGIPYAYAMNYWTPENTNAYFARPRFAGYGNEQTQTKYLLHASYGRVKQITLGYSLPHNVIDKWKIQKVRVYITGANLITITSLFKGFDPEVINFGGGYNTYPLNKSVSFGLQVTL, encoded by the coding sequence ATGAAACTGGTCGCTTTTATTATTCTGATTACGGCATTGCAAGTTTCGGCTAAATCTTACTCGCAAGATAAAATTAGTGTGGACTTTAATCATACTAACTTATCTAAAGCGCTAAAGACAATAGAGCGTGAAAGTAGTTACCGCTTTGTTTTCAGCAATGATGTATTATCTGACAAATTAAAAGTCACCTTAAAAGCAAAAGATATATCGGTAATGGAATTACTCCCCAAATTATTGGTAAATAATGATTTGATTTATACGCTGGCGGGAGACAATATGGTCGTAATAAAATATGACGATGCCTATTATTCAGATAAAATAATCGTAAAAGGATCCGTTACAGACAATCAAGGTAATCCATTGGCTAAAATAAGCGTTATTTCTGGGAACGGAGCAGGAACTGTAACTAATGACAAAGGTGAATATACCATGTCAGTAGATGCGCATGGAAGTCTTACTTTCAGTTCGGTGGGATACACTTCTCAAACAATAAAGGTCAATAATCGTGACATTATTAATGTGGTGTTGGAACAAGGCATCAATCTGTTGTCTGACGTTGTGGTAGTTGGATATGGAACACAAAAGAAAGTAGATTTGACGGGTGCAATTGCAACCGTAGGGAGTGAAAAATTAGACAGCCGTCCATTGGTAAATCTGGGTGATGGATTGGAAGGTCTTATTCCAAATTTAAATGTGAATTTAGGAAATGGACAACCTGGAACGGGTGCTACTTATAATATACGAGGATACACGACAATAAATAGTAATAGTAGCTCTGCCCCTCTTATCTTAGTTGATGGGGTGCAAAGAGATCCCAATCTCATTGACCCTAACGATGTGGCTAGTGTTACGGTATTGAAAGATGCAGCCTCCGCAGCAATTTACGGTGGGAGAGCAGCAAATGGAGTAATCTTGATTACAACCAAATCCGGAAAGAAAGGCGCAACGCGAATAAGCTATACAGGGAGCTATACGACATCTAAGCCCACCAATTTACCGGATTATGTAAATTCTGATGGCTACATAAAATTGTTTAATAGTGCTCAAAGAACCGGAAGCTTGACAGGAGGATATACTTCCAGTGACCCTCTTACAGCCGAAGACTCAACCATGGCAGCTGCTTACCGTTTAGACCCGGCACATAATCCGGATGCTTATCCAGATCCAGGGAACCCACTCAAATACCGGTATGTAGGAAACACAAATTGGGTAAAAGTATTATACCCTGGCTGGGCGCCTCAACAGGAACATCATTTATCAATATCAGGCGGAGAGGGCAAAACCACTTATTCAGCAAACATTGGTTATTTTACTCAAGATGGTTTGGAAAAAGTAGCAAACCAGGTATTTAATCGCATTACGCCTAATCTGAAGATTAATTCAGATATCACAAAATGGCTTACTGTCAACCTGAACATGTCAATGACCCACACAGATAATAATCAAGGGGCCACTACTAGAGTCGGACAGGGGGGCTCTTGGATTCCGGGTGATTTACGTCCGTTGCAACCAGTATATAACCCCGACGGAAATTTTTCCGGACAAGGAAGTTATACTAACCCTGTTGCAGTGCTTACTAATTCTGGAAGAGATAAAGATTATGTAAATGACTTCTGGACAACAGGAAGAGTGACATTGAAGCCAATAGATCATCTTACTATAACATCAGATTATACCTGGAATAGTTATACCAATTTTGACAAGGCAAACCTTATTCCATTTAATGAATATGGAGTGAATGGTGCCTTTATTGATATCTTTCCATGGACTAATCCTTCCCAAGTATCAGAAAACAGGCAAAATAATAATTATACGGCTTTAAATGCTTATGCGACTTACGAAAACACCTTTAATGAAAAGCATTATTTTAAAGCGCTTGTTGGTTACAACCAAGAGTATCAACATTATCAATTAAGTAATTCCTTAGCTAGAAATCTTATAGACCCGACCTTGCCTGCAATAGGAACGAATAATGACACTAAACCGACAGTAGGAGGCACAGAAACTGAATCGGCACTTGTAGGGACCTTCTTCAGATTAAATTATGTATATAACAAGAAATATCTATTAGAAATTAATGGAAGGTATGATGGTACTTCTCGATTTCAACCTAATAATAGATATACTTTCTCTCCATCCATTTCAGCGGGTTGGAATCTTGTAGAAGAGTCCTTTTTACACAAGCTAAAAAATCTGTTCAGTGAATTAAAAATTAGGGCATCGTATGGAGAACTACCGAATCAGTTGGCGCCGGCCGGAACAATTTCTTCAACTGCACAATACCCTTATATAGCTACCCTCCCAACTGGTACTGTGGGCTATTTGTTTAATGACCAGCCTGGCGTGTCTGTTAGCGCACCAAACTTAATAAGCCCTACTTTTACTTGGGAAAAAGTAGAAACAAAGAATATAGGACTAGACTATTCCTTGATTAAAAACAAGCTTAGTGGAAGTTTCGATTATTTTATAACAAATACCAAAAACATGGTTGTTGCGAGCCAACAATTACCTGCCGTATTGGGAACCACTGCACCACCAACAAATTCAGCTGATTTACGAACCCAGGGTTGGGAATTAAGTATTACATGGAGTGACCATCTTTTAAATAATCAATTGCATTATAGTGCGACATTGGGATTGTCTGATAATTCAAGCACAATTACCAAATACTCGGGTAATCCAACGCAAAGTTTGAATGATTATTACCCGGGAGAAAAGCTAGGTAATATATGGGGATTTACGACGGAAGGATTTTATAAAACTGATGCCGAGGCGGCGGCAGTTGATAACTCAGCCTTGGCTGGTTATACCTGGCTTGCAGGAGATATTAAATATGCCGATTTGAATCATGATGGAAAAATTGATTATGGCGCCAGCACGGTTACAGATCCGGGAGACAGAAAAATAATAGGAAATAGTACACCCAGATATAAATTTGGCTTAAACCTTAGTCTGGATTATAAAGGATTCGATTTTACCACTTTTATACAAGGTGTGTTGAAACGAGACTTTGACCCTACCGGCTCCAATGTATTCAATGCTTTCCCTTATGATGAATATGGTATTCCGTATGCATATGCGATGAATTATTGGACTCCTGAAAATACGAATGCATATTTTGCTCGTCCCAGATTTGCAGGGTATGGTAATGAGCAGACACAAACAAAATATTTGTTACATGCCAGTTATGGCAGAGTAAAGCAAATTACTTTAGGCTACAGTTTGCCACATAATGTGATAGATAAATGGAAAATACAAAAAGTGCGCGTATATATAACAGGGGCAAATCTGATTACGATAACATCACTATTTAAAGGCTTTGACCCGGAAGTGATCAACTTCGGAGGGGGATATAATACATATCCACTGAATAAATCCGTGTCCTTCGGTTTGCAAGTCACATTATAA
- a CDS encoding FecR family protein codes for MQCLLELEELVVSDSFRNYCFKSNEVDIHLWEEYLILYPSEKEKIEEARKIVMGLHIMLRQGAQHKKEEKNKEVKAKYFSLFSNSPINKILLSIASIAAIFVFLFFLNKTFNNSFHEKKVLNPITAKVEATGNLIYSTGYGEKKIIKLPDNSIFHLNSGSTLTVDKGYGKSNRNVYLKGEALFDVSHNASLPFIVHTGNYEVKVLGTLFNVKNYPGDKVSETSLLRGRVEITMKDGAKNTKIVLIPNQKAVIDNIMDSLLVKGNRRDMLYKSVSLHPLSHNGNDNTVIETAWAQNKLEIINESFGEMKDKLERWYDVNINFKDTVVTKYSFSAIFEKENIQAALKALQEAYHFNYSINGNEVIISK; via the coding sequence ATGCAGTGTCTTTTAGAGCTTGAGGAATTAGTAGTCAGTGATTCTTTTCGAAATTATTGCTTCAAAAGCAATGAGGTAGACATTCATCTTTGGGAAGAATATCTAATCCTATACCCATCCGAAAAAGAAAAAATAGAAGAGGCTAGAAAGATTGTTATGGGACTTCACATTATGTTGAGACAAGGGGCTCAACATAAAAAAGAAGAGAAAAACAAAGAAGTTAAAGCAAAATACTTTTCATTATTCTCGAATTCTCCAATAAATAAGATCCTATTAAGCATTGCTTCAATTGCGGCAATATTTGTTTTTTTATTTTTTTTAAATAAAACTTTTAATAACTCTTTCCATGAGAAAAAAGTATTAAACCCCATCACAGCAAAAGTTGAAGCTACTGGCAACTTGATCTATTCTACCGGTTACGGAGAGAAAAAAATTATTAAACTTCCGGACAACAGCATATTTCACTTAAATTCTGGCTCTACACTTACTGTTGATAAAGGTTATGGCAAGAGCAATAGAAATGTTTATTTAAAAGGTGAGGCTTTGTTTGATGTTTCTCATAATGCCTCCCTTCCCTTTATTGTACACACGGGCAATTATGAAGTAAAGGTATTAGGAACTTTATTTAATGTAAAAAACTATCCCGGAGATAAAGTAAGTGAAACCTCATTATTAAGAGGCAGGGTTGAAATAACCATGAAAGATGGCGCTAAAAATACAAAGATAGTTTTGATCCCTAATCAAAAGGCAGTGATTGATAATATCATGGACAGCCTTTTGGTTAAAGGGAATAGGCGCGACATGCTGTACAAATCGGTCTCATTACACCCCCTTTCTCATAATGGTAATGATAATACTGTAATAGAGACTGCTTGGGCGCAAAACAAGTTAGAGATTATAAACGAGAGTTTTGGTGAGATGAAAGATAAATTAGAAAGATGGTACGATGTAAACATCAATTTTAAAGATACTGTAGTAACTAAATACAGCTTCAGTGCAATATTTGAAAAGGAAAATATTCAAGCGGCATTGAAGGCACTACAGGAAGCTTATCATTTTAATTATTCAATAAATGGCAATGAAGTAATTATTTCAAAATAA